A stretch of Frankiaceae bacterium DNA encodes these proteins:
- the recN gene encoding DNA repair protein RecN: MLEEMRISGLGVIADAVLDLHPGLTVVTGETGAGKTMVVEGLSLLFGGRADAGLVRTGAAKAVVEGRLALSGDSPAVARALDAGGELDDGALLVSRTVSAEGRSRAHVGGRSVPVGVLGELAETLVALHGQHDQRRLTSPAEQRALLDRYAGLSLEEWTAAYDRLGEVSAAVAEITARRRERAREADLLRLGLAEVAAVEPVPGEDEVLATEVSRLAHADALRSGAEAAHAALVGDPRDPDAVDATGLVGTARHGLSAVAGHDPALDALAARLTEVSYLLADVAADLGSYAAAVDADPARLQAAQERQAALGTLTRKYADDLPGVLAWASAAGERLAELEGDDDTLTSLAEERDALLARLGMLAADITKARVAAGERLATAVSTELAALAMPDAVLTVSVTQDDGDLVVGERRLAYGPTGTDTVELLLTPHAGAPPRPVARGASGGELSRVMLALEVVLAGADPVPTMVFDEVDAGVGGRAAVEVGRRLALLARDHQVVVVTHLPQVAAFADRHVHVAKAADGGVTASGITTLDDAGRLRELSRMLAGLDDSDLARGHAEELLAVAASAKERG; the protein is encoded by the coding sequence ATGCTGGAGGAGATGCGGATCAGCGGGCTCGGCGTGATCGCCGACGCCGTCCTCGACCTGCACCCAGGGCTGACCGTCGTCACGGGCGAGACCGGCGCGGGCAAGACCATGGTGGTCGAGGGGCTGTCGCTGCTGTTCGGGGGGCGCGCCGACGCGGGCCTGGTCCGTACGGGCGCCGCGAAGGCCGTCGTCGAGGGCCGCCTCGCGCTCTCCGGGGACTCGCCGGCGGTCGCGCGCGCGCTGGACGCTGGCGGCGAGCTCGACGACGGCGCGCTCCTGGTCAGCCGTACGGTCTCCGCCGAGGGCCGCTCGCGGGCGCACGTCGGGGGGCGTTCGGTGCCGGTGGGCGTGCTCGGGGAGCTCGCGGAGACGCTCGTCGCCCTGCACGGCCAGCACGACCAGCGGCGGCTGACCAGCCCCGCGGAGCAGCGCGCCCTCCTCGACCGCTACGCCGGGCTCTCGCTCGAGGAGTGGACGGCGGCGTACGACCGCCTCGGCGAGGTCAGCGCGGCCGTCGCCGAGATCACCGCGCGCCGCCGCGAGCGGGCCCGCGAGGCAGACCTGCTCCGCCTCGGGCTCGCCGAGGTCGCGGCCGTCGAGCCGGTCCCCGGCGAGGACGAGGTGCTGGCTACGGAGGTGTCGCGGCTCGCGCACGCCGACGCGCTGCGTTCGGGGGCGGAGGCGGCGCACGCCGCGCTCGTCGGCGACCCGCGCGACCCCGACGCGGTCGACGCGACGGGGCTCGTCGGCACGGCACGGCATGGCTTGAGCGCGGTGGCCGGGCACGACCCCGCGCTCGACGCGCTGGCGGCGCGGCTGACGGAGGTGTCGTACCTCCTGGCCGACGTGGCCGCGGACCTCGGCTCGTACGCCGCCGCGGTCGACGCCGACCCCGCCCGCCTCCAGGCGGCGCAGGAGCGGCAGGCGGCGCTGGGGACGTTGACCCGCAAGTACGCGGACGACCTGCCCGGCGTGCTCGCCTGGGCGTCGGCGGCGGGTGAGCGGCTCGCGGAGCTCGAGGGCGACGACGACACGCTGACGTCGCTCGCGGAGGAGCGTGACGCGCTGCTGGCCAGGCTCGGCATGCTGGCGGCGGACATCACCAAGGCGAGGGTCGCGGCGGGGGAGCGGCTCGCGACTGCTGTCTCGACCGAGCTGGCCGCGCTGGCGATGCCCGACGCCGTGCTCACGGTGTCCGTCACGCAGGACGACGGCGACCTCGTCGTGGGGGAGCGGCGGCTGGCGTACGGGCCCACCGGCACCGACACCGTCGAGCTGCTGCTCACGCCCCACGCGGGCGCGCCGCCGCGGCCTGTCGCGCGCGGGGCGTCAGGCGGCGAGCTGTCGCGGGTCATGCTCGCGCTCGAGGTCGTGCTGGCGGGGGCCGACCCGGTGCCGACGATGGTGTTCGACGAGGTCGACGCCGGGGTCGGCGGCCGCGCGGCGGTCGAGGTCGGGCGGCGGCTCGCGCTGCTGGCCCGCGACCACCAGGTCGTCGTCGTGACGCACCTGCCGCAGGTGGCGGCGTTCGCCGACCGGCACGTGCACGTCGCCAAGGCCGCCGACGGCGGCGTCACGGCCAGCGGCATCACGACGCTCGACGACGCGGGCAGGCTGCGCGAGCTGTCGCGGATGCTCGCCGGCCTCGACGACAGCGACCTCGCGCGCGGCCACGCCGAGGAGCTGCTCGCGGTCGCCGCGTCGGCGAAGGAGCGCGGGTGA
- a CDS encoding MBOAT family protein produces the protein MIFPTIQFAVFFVVVFTASWLLMPKPALWKPFILAASYVFYGYTDARFVLLLFGSTVFNQVMAELLHRARGAPLKKTLGIVAVAGNLGALGWFKYYNFFLDSVTELFGKVGLTPPLPLLQVALPVGISFFTFQALSYVIDVKRGAIEPAKPVDFAVYLAFFPHLVAGPIVRASEFIPQLRGPRDPRQIQATRAFFLIVGGLFKKAVIADFLATKLVDPVFDNPGQHSSWEVLMAVYGYAVQIFCDFSAYSEMAIGIALLLGFRFPENFNSPYSAVSLQDFWRRWHMSLSRWLRDYLYIPLGGNRGSTLFTYRNLMLTMLLGGLWHGAAWNFVIWGAIHGVGLAVERLAADRRHALGHATPRDTVLRRIGGRLLTFHVVCLAWVFFRADGFGTAMEIFGRLLAFASGPAVALNVLLLIALGIGIQYLPKDATARLQHGFSTMSLTAQGAVLALSLVAVSTFGNQGVAAFIYFQF, from the coding sequence TTGATCTTCCCGACGATCCAGTTCGCGGTCTTCTTCGTCGTGGTGTTCACGGCGAGCTGGCTGCTCATGCCGAAGCCGGCGCTCTGGAAGCCGTTCATCCTCGCGGCGAGCTACGTCTTCTACGGCTACACGGACGCCCGCTTCGTGCTGCTCCTGTTCGGGTCGACGGTGTTCAACCAGGTCATGGCGGAGCTGCTGCACCGGGCCCGCGGCGCGCCGTTGAAGAAGACGCTCGGCATCGTGGCCGTGGCCGGCAACCTCGGCGCGCTCGGCTGGTTCAAGTACTACAACTTCTTCCTCGACTCGGTGACCGAGCTGTTCGGCAAGGTCGGGCTGACGCCGCCGCTGCCGCTGCTCCAGGTCGCGCTGCCGGTGGGCATCTCGTTCTTCACGTTCCAGGCGCTGTCGTACGTCATCGACGTCAAGCGCGGCGCGATCGAACCGGCCAAGCCCGTGGACTTCGCCGTCTACCTCGCGTTCTTCCCGCACCTCGTCGCGGGGCCGATCGTGCGCGCGAGCGAGTTCATCCCGCAGCTGCGCGGGCCGCGCGACCCGCGCCAGATCCAGGCCACGCGGGCGTTCTTCCTCATCGTGGGCGGGCTGTTCAAGAAGGCGGTCATCGCCGACTTCCTCGCCACCAAGCTCGTCGACCCCGTCTTCGACAACCCCGGGCAGCACAGCTCGTGGGAGGTCCTGATGGCCGTCTACGGGTACGCCGTGCAGATCTTCTGCGACTTCTCTGCGTACTCGGAGATGGCCATCGGCATCGCGCTGCTGCTCGGCTTCCGCTTCCCGGAGAACTTCAACTCGCCGTACAGCGCCGTCTCGCTGCAGGACTTCTGGCGGCGCTGGCACATGAGCCTGTCGCGCTGGCTGCGCGACTACCTCTACATCCCGCTCGGCGGCAACCGCGGCTCGACGCTGTTCACGTACCGCAACCTCATGCTGACGATGCTGCTCGGCGGCCTCTGGCACGGCGCCGCGTGGAACTTCGTCATCTGGGGCGCCATCCACGGCGTCGGCCTCGCCGTCGAACGCCTCGCCGCCGACCGCCGGCACGCGCTAGGGCATGCCACCCCGCGCGACACGGTGCTGCGGCGCATCGGCGGGCGGCTGCTGACGTTCCACGTGGTCTGCCTGGCGTGGGTGTTCTTCCGGGCGGACGGCTTCGGCACGGCGATGGAGATCTTCGGGCGGCTCTTGGCTTTTGCCTCCGGACCCGCGGTCGCGCTCAACGTCCTGCTGCTCATCGCGCTCGGCATCGGTATCCAGTACCTGCCGAAGGACGCCACCGCGCGGCTGCAGCACGGGTTCTCCACGATGTCCCTGACGGCGCAGGGCGCGGTGCTGGCGCTGTCGCTGGTGGCGGTGTCGACGTTCGGCAACCAGGGTGTGGCGGCGTTCATCTACTTCCAGTTCTGA